A window of Pirellula sp. SH-Sr6A contains these coding sequences:
- the scpB gene encoding SMC-Scp complex subunit ScpB, with translation MRARMDRKGTIVPSYSLPFLTAQRDLLGRHRDIEAEVSHRRSSIRYRSLAFKREGRFDAGVPSLVQAQSARENSSDTGVHAAGSQPISLSKQAVLEAILFISKEPLSARKLAMLAELTDPTEARTLAKSLNEQYDQQDYSFRIEEVAGGLQLLTRPQFARWIRRLELAPGEVLLSQGMLETLSIIAYRQPVERAEIEAIRGVSSDEVLRQLMQRDLVRIAGRLEDLGRPYLYGTTRKFLQVFGLQSLEYLPRAQKIREAEAEIASRLADQTPTAQDMAPQRAEE, from the coding sequence ATGAGAGCGCGAATGGATAGAAAGGGAACGATCGTCCCCAGCTATTCCCTGCCATTCTTGACGGCCCAGCGCGACCTCCTGGGGAGACACCGCGACATCGAAGCGGAAGTTAGCCATCGTCGCAGTTCCATTCGATACCGATCCCTCGCCTTCAAGAGAGAAGGCCGGTTCGATGCGGGTGTGCCGAGCTTGGTACAGGCTCAATCGGCCAGGGAGAATTCTTCGGATACTGGGGTGCATGCGGCGGGGTCTCAGCCCATTTCGTTGAGCAAACAAGCCGTTTTGGAGGCGATACTGTTTATTTCTAAAGAGCCGCTTTCGGCTCGCAAACTCGCGATGTTGGCGGAGTTGACCGATCCGACGGAAGCGAGAACATTAGCCAAGTCCTTGAACGAGCAGTACGACCAGCAGGACTACTCCTTTCGCATTGAGGAGGTTGCTGGGGGATTGCAATTGCTGACCCGTCCCCAGTTCGCACGTTGGATCCGTCGATTGGAGCTTGCGCCTGGCGAAGTTTTGCTCAGTCAGGGGATGCTGGAAACCCTTTCGATCATCGCGTATCGGCAACCGGTGGAGCGTGCGGAGATCGAGGCAATTCGGGGGGTTAGCTCCGATGAGGTCCTGCGACAATTGATGCAACGGGATCTGGTTCGCATTGCAGGCAGGTTAGAGGATCTCGGTAGGCCCTACCTATACGGGACAACACGCAAATTTTTACAGGTGTTTGGGCTTCAATCCTTGGAATATCTTCCGAGGGCGCAAAAGATTCGCGAAGCGGAAGCCGAAATTGCATCAAGACTTGCGGACCAGACGCCAACTGCTCAAGATATGGCCCCTCAGCGAGCCGAGGAGTAG
- the hemA gene encoding glutamyl-tRNA reductase, which produces MKIRMIGCSHHSTPVEIRERFSFTEQQSDAALNLLKDQYADCETVLLSTCNRVELYVGASSDAALPTTEQLVEFVVQFHGLPLESHRDYFLQLDGEQAMEHLFSVASSLDSLIVGESQIASQVHEAYERAVLKGFAGPALHTAFQHANQVAKRVTNETEIHRRRISVPSVAVSEVASEFFERFDDKHVVLIGSGEMGRETLIYLRNAGASHVSIVNRSLENAEKLASEFGVRAFPWSDLEKQIASADLIVSTTGATEPIVTESSFRKMLDARSKGTLLILDLAVPRDFEPSIGRLPDVYLYSVDDLQAVCDRNRNLREQQVPRAKRIIVEEVDRIMSDWQHRASGDTIRALRERAAQIRESELARLLAKQPMQSITPDMQQEINHAFDRLVNKLLHQPLQSIREVSHVEQRDSLVSALRKLFQIR; this is translated from the coding sequence ATGAAGATTCGAATGATCGGCTGCAGCCATCACTCGACGCCGGTGGAAATTCGCGAGCGATTCTCTTTCACCGAGCAGCAAAGTGACGCCGCCCTGAACCTTCTCAAGGACCAGTACGCCGACTGCGAGACGGTTCTTTTGAGTACCTGCAACCGCGTCGAACTTTACGTGGGTGCATCGAGCGACGCGGCGTTGCCAACCACCGAGCAACTCGTGGAATTCGTCGTGCAATTTCACGGACTCCCTTTAGAGTCCCATCGCGATTACTTTTTACAACTCGATGGAGAGCAAGCGATGGAACACTTGTTTTCTGTCGCGAGCAGTCTCGATTCGCTCATCGTGGGCGAATCGCAAATCGCCTCCCAAGTCCATGAGGCTTACGAGAGAGCGGTGTTGAAAGGTTTTGCAGGGCCAGCCCTCCACACCGCCTTTCAACATGCGAACCAGGTTGCCAAGCGAGTCACCAATGAAACGGAGATTCATCGACGGAGGATCAGTGTACCGAGCGTCGCAGTAAGCGAAGTGGCATCGGAATTCTTTGAGCGATTCGACGACAAACATGTCGTTCTCATCGGAAGCGGTGAGATGGGGCGAGAGACGCTGATCTACCTTCGCAACGCGGGCGCGTCGCATGTTTCCATCGTCAATCGATCGCTGGAGAACGCCGAAAAACTCGCGTCGGAATTCGGCGTTCGCGCGTTCCCATGGAGCGATCTCGAGAAGCAGATCGCGAGTGCGGATTTAATCGTCAGCACGACCGGGGCAACCGAGCCGATCGTCACAGAAAGCAGCTTCCGAAAGATGCTCGACGCGCGAAGCAAAGGGACATTGCTCATTCTCGATCTGGCTGTCCCTCGGGATTTCGAACCCTCCATCGGGAGGCTTCCGGATGTCTATCTCTACTCCGTCGATGATCTTCAAGCGGTTTGTGACAGGAATCGCAATTTGCGCGAGCAGCAGGTTCCCCGCGCGAAGCGAATTATTGTCGAAGAAGTCGATCGCATCATGTCCGATTGGCAACACCGCGCGTCAGGGGATACGATTCGGGCTCTTCGGGAGCGAGCCGCCCAAATTCGGGAGTCGGAACTAGCCCGCTTGCTCGCCAAACAACCGATGCAATCGATCACCCCGGACATGCAGCAAGAAATCAACCACGCTTTCGATCGACTCGTTAACAAGCTGCTGCATCAACCCTTGCAGTCGATCCGAGAAGTCTCCCACGTCGAGCAACGAGACTCCCTTGTCTCCGCGCTCCGAAAGCTCTTTCAAATTCGGTGA
- a CDS encoding UbiA family prenyltransferase, whose product MESDYQRYPHAWPSILIGRCIQFLSVPFLYWAYTQWPPLQNHFVGGLHGQAIDWPAFANTFYMVAWPVFLAIVLLLFPQWWLSTESVREGLRRNPDKPWLARSDWARKHIVLSNRVGWRVGGVLFLALLLIAWPFAIGRATNVSYGIAIAATVLWLLVVRMFWMGRKWNTAELKLADVPGIIGGPLSGAVILHDVFPEGTVYAITLRCTKSKQSRTRKNGQTKTQSYTETIWSETLHLSQTLQAPRLGTTAVPFSFTIPYSCVQTDFVSQQPVYWELSASTKDSLPGMQSSFIVPVFRTSESQLHYQPDDSLVEPFIDRVDPEQVVARYHMREKVSTDGEIQWTFSHWRQSYFLGLLLFSAICLGPVVWILLAIRPWNTALFVAVFPGVFLAMGLYGLYDLCTWRCHLRFIPHPRPQNQDKRKLAALQGRPHFQIQFESGVFGFRSRGTCPSSDECQIGSHQVVHNTAGERWDVVLTIRGQSKRVIMLSVLSSRRESDVVADFLAAKLKLSKRKGHTTEIVSSR is encoded by the coding sequence ATGGAATCTGATTACCAACGTTATCCTCACGCCTGGCCATCTATATTGATCGGCAGGTGCATCCAGTTCTTATCCGTCCCATTTTTGTACTGGGCCTATACACAATGGCCACCCCTTCAAAACCATTTCGTCGGTGGTCTTCACGGGCAGGCAATTGACTGGCCTGCATTTGCCAACACTTTCTATATGGTTGCGTGGCCAGTCTTCTTGGCTATCGTTCTCCTCTTGTTTCCTCAGTGGTGGCTAAGTACGGAAAGCGTTCGCGAGGGACTTCGGAGGAATCCCGACAAACCGTGGCTCGCTCGCAGCGACTGGGCTCGCAAACACATCGTTCTAAGCAATCGAGTAGGGTGGAGAGTCGGAGGAGTACTTTTCCTCGCCTTGCTACTGATTGCTTGGCCGTTCGCGATTGGCAGAGCGACCAATGTCAGTTACGGAATCGCTATTGCCGCGACTGTCCTATGGTTGTTGGTCGTTCGTATGTTCTGGATGGGTAGGAAGTGGAATACCGCGGAACTGAAGTTGGCGGATGTGCCGGGAATCATCGGAGGCCCATTGAGTGGTGCAGTAATCCTGCACGACGTCTTCCCCGAAGGCACCGTCTACGCGATTACGCTGCGATGCACGAAATCGAAGCAAAGTCGAACGCGAAAGAATGGTCAGACGAAGACGCAGAGCTACACGGAGACCATTTGGAGTGAGACTTTGCATCTTTCACAAACCCTTCAAGCCCCCCGATTGGGGACGACAGCCGTCCCTTTTTCCTTCACAATCCCTTATTCCTGCGTGCAGACCGATTTCGTATCCCAGCAGCCCGTATATTGGGAGCTATCGGCGAGTACAAAAGATAGCCTGCCAGGGATGCAATCCTCGTTTATCGTCCCTGTTTTCCGAACCTCGGAAAGCCAGCTGCACTACCAACCTGACGACTCTCTCGTCGAACCGTTCATCGACCGCGTCGATCCCGAACAAGTCGTTGCACGGTATCACATGCGAGAAAAGGTCTCGACCGATGGCGAAATCCAATGGACCTTTTCGCATTGGAGGCAATCTTACTTTCTGGGTTTGCTTTTGTTCTCCGCCATCTGCTTGGGGCCGGTTGTTTGGATCCTGCTCGCCATTCGCCCCTGGAACACCGCATTGTTCGTCGCAGTCTTCCCCGGTGTCTTCCTGGCGATGGGGCTTTATGGTCTTTACGATTTGTGCACGTGGCGCTGCCACCTCCGATTTATCCCCCACCCGAGACCGCAAAACCAAGATAAGCGAAAACTCGCTGCACTGCAGGGGCGTCCGCATTTCCAAATTCAATTCGAGTCAGGGGTCTTTGGTTTTCGGTCTCGTGGTACCTGCCCTTCCTCTGATGAGTGCCAGATCGGGAGCCATCAAGTGGTTCACAACACGGCAGGAGAACGCTGGGACGTTGTTCTGACCATTCGTGGTCAATCCAAGAGAGTGATCATGCTTTCGGTTTTGTCCTCGCGACGCGAGTCCGATGTAGTCGCGGACTTCTTGGCTGCAAAACTGAAATTATCGAAACGAAAAGGACACACGACGGAGATCGTGTCGTCACGATAG
- a CDS encoding sialidase family protein, producing the protein MKHSHLFFALCLVATVAISTPECCCAEEQRAELVFPLNAQHNHAPGIVELPNGELLVSWYRGSGERKADDVRVLGSRKKPDEDKWSEPFLMVDTPDLPDCNTCMMVDPNGQLFLFWPVILANTWESCLTQVAVSSDYSGSGSPRWKRRETMFLKPMDFGPEVLGKLDAFLQNNRIQLDAKQQAGVDLVKARLSDKLYQRLGWQPRCKPTVLRSGRILLPLYTDTFSISLMAISDDGGQTWRASGPLIGYGNIQPAVLERRDGSLVAYMRENGFTGKIRICESRDQGETWTDAFSSDLPNPGSGLDVVRLQNGHWVLIYNDTLEGRHRLAVSISEDEGKSWRWTKHLEDLPGNSFHYPAIIQGKDGTIHAVYSYFVPEGKSMKYVAFDENWVTSQPSTVQPIP; encoded by the coding sequence ATGAAGCATTCCCATCTCTTTTTCGCGTTGTGCCTCGTCGCAACCGTTGCAATCTCAACACCCGAATGCTGCTGCGCAGAAGAACAAAGAGCGGAGCTCGTCTTTCCTCTCAATGCGCAACACAACCATGCACCTGGGATCGTCGAATTGCCCAACGGGGAGTTGCTTGTATCCTGGTATCGGGGTTCCGGGGAGAGGAAGGCCGATGACGTTAGGGTGCTTGGGAGTCGAAAGAAGCCAGACGAAGACAAATGGTCGGAGCCCTTCTTGATGGTCGACACTCCCGACCTACCCGATTGCAATACTTGCATGATGGTGGATCCGAATGGCCAACTGTTTTTGTTTTGGCCGGTGATCCTCGCCAACACATGGGAATCCTGCTTGACGCAAGTCGCCGTATCCTCGGATTATTCCGGTTCCGGTTCTCCTCGTTGGAAACGGCGAGAGACCATGTTTTTAAAACCCATGGACTTTGGCCCCGAAGTTCTTGGGAAACTGGATGCATTTCTCCAGAACAACCGAATTCAACTGGATGCCAAGCAACAGGCTGGAGTCGATTTGGTGAAGGCGAGATTAAGCGACAAGCTTTATCAACGCTTGGGTTGGCAACCGCGCTGCAAACCGACCGTGCTCCGCTCCGGACGCATACTTCTGCCCCTTTATACCGATACCTTTTCGATATCCCTGATGGCGATCAGCGATGATGGCGGACAAACTTGGCGAGCTAGCGGACCACTGATTGGATATGGCAACATACAACCGGCCGTCCTGGAACGAAGGGATGGATCTTTGGTCGCCTACATGCGGGAGAATGGATTCACTGGCAAAATCCGCATCTGCGAATCGCGTGACCAAGGGGAAACGTGGACCGATGCATTCTCCTCGGACCTCCCAAATCCCGGATCCGGTCTCGATGTGGTTCGATTGCAAAATGGGCATTGGGTCCTCATTTACAACGATACACTCGAGGGCCGACATCGTTTGGCTGTTTCCATTTCCGAGGATGAGGGAAAGAGCTGGCGATGGACCAAGCATCTCGAAGATTTGCCTGGCAACTCGTTCCACTACCCCGCGATCATCCAAGGGAAAGACGGAACGATTCACGCGGTCTACAGCTACTTTGTTCCAGAAGGAAAGAGCATGAAGTACGTGGCCTTTGACGAGAATTGGGTTACAAGCCAACCTTCGACTGTCCAACCCATACCATAA
- a CDS encoding Gfo/Idh/MocA family protein, producing the protein MQRRSFLANSSAGLAAVGIAQAAGTGAAALDDKPTVIGIMGCSRGRDLLRDFLKMSNVRVKYVCDPDSGRLAGAAKVATDAGQKTEAIADFRKILDDKEVDALICAAPNHWHGPATIMGCNAGKHVYVEKPACHNPQEGEWMVAAAAKANRCVQVGTQRRSGPGYQEAIAKLHAGVIGKVYLSRCFFNRLRGSIGSGKDETPPDTLAYDLWQGPAPKRPYRSNVVHYNWHWFWHWGNGELGNNGVHGLDVCRWGLQVDYPIRTVSSGGRYCYQDDQETPDTQQVAWEFEGGKQITYQGLSCTQHPPGSLVSFYGTEGYMEIDGDGVYSIYDAKNKLVESGGKKAWGQEEHLKNFIDAIRANDPKMLAQPILSGHQSTLLCHLGNIAQRAGEVVKTNAKNGKWSDGALPNEYWRREYDPQWEKWIVS; encoded by the coding sequence ATGCAACGCAGATCTTTTCTCGCCAATAGCTCAGCCGGGCTGGCCGCAGTTGGAATCGCCCAGGCTGCCGGAACAGGAGCAGCAGCATTGGACGACAAGCCGACCGTCATCGGTATCATGGGTTGTTCTCGTGGCCGCGACTTGCTCCGAGATTTCCTAAAGATGTCTAATGTTCGGGTGAAGTATGTTTGCGATCCGGATTCCGGTCGGCTCGCAGGGGCGGCAAAGGTGGCCACCGATGCGGGACAGAAAACCGAGGCCATCGCCGACTTCCGCAAGATTCTCGACGATAAAGAAGTGGACGCACTTATCTGTGCTGCTCCCAACCACTGGCACGGCCCGGCGACCATTATGGGTTGCAATGCAGGTAAGCATGTTTACGTCGAAAAACCTGCCTGCCATAACCCCCAGGAGGGGGAATGGATGGTCGCTGCAGCAGCGAAAGCGAATCGATGTGTACAAGTCGGGACGCAGCGACGTAGCGGTCCTGGATACCAAGAAGCAATTGCGAAGCTTCATGCAGGGGTTATCGGAAAAGTCTATTTGTCCCGCTGCTTCTTCAATCGATTGCGAGGGTCGATCGGATCGGGTAAAGACGAAACACCCCCTGACACACTGGCGTACGATCTTTGGCAAGGACCTGCACCGAAGCGGCCCTATCGCTCGAATGTGGTGCATTACAATTGGCACTGGTTCTGGCATTGGGGGAATGGAGAACTCGGCAATAATGGCGTTCACGGTCTCGATGTCTGTCGATGGGGATTGCAAGTCGATTACCCAATTCGAACCGTTTCCAGCGGCGGCCGTTACTGCTACCAAGATGACCAAGAGACGCCCGATACCCAACAGGTAGCTTGGGAATTCGAAGGAGGAAAGCAAATCACCTACCAGGGGCTTTCATGCACTCAGCATCCTCCTGGCTCGCTCGTTTCCTTTTATGGAACGGAAGGCTATATGGAGATCGACGGCGATGGCGTCTACTCGATCTACGATGCGAAGAATAAGTTGGTAGAGTCGGGAGGAAAGAAAGCGTGGGGACAAGAAGAGCATCTGAAAAACTTCATCGATGCGATCCGTGCCAACGATCCTAAGATGCTCGCACAGCCAATTCTGAGCGGCCACCAAAGTACCCTCCTTTGCCACCTTGGCAATATCGCACAGCGCGCAGGGGAAGTGGTAAAAACAAACGCGAAAAACGGGAAATGGTCCGACGGTGCATTGCCTAATGAATACTGGCGCCGAGAGTACGATCCGCAATGGGAGAAGTGGATTGTCTCGTGA
- the tilS gene encoding tRNA lysidine(34) synthetase TilS produces MSREDTGSDNPSDLGSIPSESSQLDARTALLMREFECRWPLTEWTRKTVLVGVSGGSDSMALLELILRHAEDFDRVKVLHCNHGLRGDESDQDEAFVIDTCLERGIECLSVRIDPSELSSSSEETLRRIRFKHYVEAAMAFDARWIALGHHRDDNLETFFLRLFRGSGPRGLSGIPLRRSVPTTDGRPLEIIRPMLSISKSELEAWLADQGIPFREDSSNRLGIYQRNRLRNELLPILDSLYGQGWRKHVLQVIDSMTNQTQSSELEANRILAEHWNRALPTKDISLPLSIFQQADWNVTREIVLAIWHTQHWSLRPWTRKHWQRLQQFFAVASQTPHPKRIELPGKIVAKVRKGVITFEQTTDA; encoded by the coding sequence TTGTCTCGTGAGGACACCGGTAGCGATAATCCGTCCGACTTGGGTTCCATCCCTTCCGAATCGTCGCAACTCGATGCCCGTACCGCGCTGTTGATGAGGGAGTTCGAATGCCGTTGGCCCCTGACAGAGTGGACGAGGAAGACCGTCCTCGTCGGGGTCAGCGGTGGCTCGGACAGCATGGCTTTGCTCGAATTGATACTCCGACATGCCGAGGATTTCGATCGGGTCAAAGTTCTTCATTGCAATCATGGATTGCGAGGGGACGAGAGCGACCAAGACGAAGCCTTCGTGATCGATACTTGTTTGGAACGAGGAATCGAATGCCTATCGGTCCGAATCGACCCCTCCGAACTCTCCTCGTCGAGCGAGGAAACATTGCGAAGGATTCGATTCAAGCACTATGTAGAGGCTGCTATGGCTTTTGACGCTCGCTGGATTGCGCTGGGCCACCATCGAGACGATAATCTCGAAACGTTTTTTCTTCGCCTTTTTCGCGGTTCAGGCCCTCGAGGGCTTTCTGGAATCCCCTTGCGGCGATCGGTTCCCACGACCGATGGTCGGCCGCTGGAGATCATTCGACCCATGCTTTCTATTTCGAAATCCGAGTTGGAAGCATGGCTTGCAGATCAGGGAATTCCATTTCGAGAGGACTCCAGCAATCGGCTCGGAATCTACCAACGTAATCGATTGCGGAACGAACTGCTCCCGATCCTGGATTCGCTTTATGGGCAGGGATGGAGAAAGCACGTACTCCAGGTCATCGATTCGATGACAAACCAGACCCAATCAAGCGAACTTGAGGCGAATCGCATTTTGGCGGAGCACTGGAATCGCGCTTTGCCAACAAAGGATATATCCCTCCCTCTTTCGATTTTTCAGCAGGCGGATTGGAACGTCACTCGCGAAATTGTCCTGGCCATCTGGCATACCCAGCATTGGTCGCTCCGCCCCTGGACACGCAAACACTGGCAACGTTTGCAACAATTCTTTGCGGTTGCATCTCAGACGCCCCACCCAAAACGGATCGAGTTGCCAGGCAAGATCGTCGCGAAAGTTCGAAAGGGCGTTATCACCTTCGAACAAACTACAGATGCGTAA
- a CDS encoding PSD1 and planctomycete cytochrome C domain-containing protein, which produces MPFYWAAGMALLFVAPLAVFSDDSLASSESNEELVATAAQTEFFEKRIRPILESHCMECHTEAEKSGGLSLTHRGSLLQGGDTGPAIELQEPSQSLLLKAVRYQDESLKMPPNGKLSDQEIAWLEEWVGQKAPDPRPEPNDAPATPLEGMSIEEGREFWSFRPINPPHISSLSSEHLDVANAPTTPIDLFIERKWAEAGLTPAPEASRHVWLRRVTQDLTGLPPSASEIIEFEQDDAPDAYEKVVDRLLNSPQYGVHWGRHWLDTVRYADSNGLDENLAFGNAWRFRDYVIHSFNANKPFHRFIKEHLAGDLLDDASVESQTGTGFLVLGAKVLAEPDREKLSVDTIDEQIDTVGKVFLGLTFGCARCHDHKFDPVKQEDYYSLAAIFQSTRTFADSNTGAIRHWNEISIASDEERKEIAELNKEVAAKQAAYNKAKSSAMEELRQNTRAKVLDYLSASMELKPDCTLSQCVPLAEKYSLHPRVLLNCRLYLARFADGELFRVWDDCYQRQARDEMLNHYRVLFDPKSDQPEESKKAAAAALANPTGFLAVPAKFEHALTEAQIQEINRLAEEARLFESAAKDEAAVMGVRDARVTDEMPIHIRGNYLSRGRLVSRSFPKVLLGEREKPIFHRQQSGRLELAEWLVDPRHPLTSRVVVNRLWGWHFGRGIVSTTENFGLLGEKPTHPELLDFLARDFLESGWSMKEFHRMVVLSRTYRMDSSHPQEKEMAEKDPENRLLWKFPMRRLTAEEIRDGILFQLGELDLQLDGKTVPLRNRQFVFDHTSIDHTKYDMHRRTAYFPIIRNNLAPILQQFDFPDPTMPTGARNTTSVAPQSLLLMNAPWILEASRRAAVRLLDREPSDSARLHAAFQSSLGRSPTERETGIFSNFLHADWHTATGETEPRDREAMIWSLVLQNLAISNEFFYVR; this is translated from the coding sequence ATGCCCTTTTATTGGGCTGCGGGCATGGCGTTGCTCTTCGTTGCCCCTCTCGCAGTGTTCTCCGATGATTCGCTAGCGTCGAGCGAATCAAACGAGGAACTCGTCGCCACCGCCGCGCAAACGGAGTTTTTTGAGAAGAGAATTCGACCGATCCTGGAGTCGCACTGCATGGAGTGCCACACCGAGGCTGAGAAAAGCGGGGGGCTCTCGCTAACCCATCGGGGCTCTCTGTTGCAAGGTGGGGATACCGGTCCCGCCATCGAATTGCAGGAACCGTCCCAAAGCCTGCTTCTCAAAGCGGTCCGTTATCAGGACGAATCGTTGAAGATGCCACCTAACGGGAAGCTATCCGATCAAGAAATCGCTTGGCTGGAGGAATGGGTAGGACAAAAAGCGCCCGATCCCCGTCCTGAACCAAACGATGCGCCCGCTACTCCCCTCGAAGGGATGAGTATCGAAGAAGGACGTGAGTTTTGGTCCTTTCGACCGATAAATCCTCCCCATATCAGTTCGCTTTCTTCCGAGCATCTCGATGTGGCAAATGCCCCGACTACCCCAATCGATCTTTTCATCGAGCGCAAATGGGCAGAGGCAGGCCTCACCCCAGCACCCGAAGCCTCCAGACACGTTTGGCTTCGACGGGTGACCCAGGATCTAACCGGCCTCCCCCCCTCTGCGAGTGAGATCATCGAATTCGAACAAGACGATGCACCTGATGCCTACGAAAAAGTAGTCGACCGACTGCTGAATTCACCGCAATATGGGGTCCATTGGGGACGTCATTGGCTCGATACGGTTCGATATGCAGACTCCAACGGTCTGGATGAAAATTTAGCGTTTGGTAACGCTTGGAGATTCCGAGATTATGTCATCCATTCCTTCAATGCGAACAAACCGTTTCACCGATTCATCAAGGAGCATCTCGCAGGAGACTTGCTTGACGATGCCTCGGTCGAATCGCAAACCGGTACTGGATTTCTGGTTCTCGGTGCAAAGGTGCTGGCGGAGCCCGATCGCGAGAAGCTAAGTGTTGACACGATCGATGAACAGATCGACACAGTTGGGAAGGTGTTCTTAGGGTTGACGTTCGGCTGCGCTCGTTGCCATGACCACAAGTTTGATCCGGTCAAGCAGGAGGACTATTACTCGCTGGCTGCGATTTTTCAAAGCACGCGTACGTTTGCTGATTCCAACACCGGAGCGATTCGCCATTGGAATGAGATCTCCATTGCATCGGACGAGGAACGCAAGGAGATCGCAGAACTGAATAAAGAGGTTGCAGCAAAGCAAGCGGCGTATAACAAAGCCAAAAGCTCTGCCATGGAGGAATTGCGACAAAACACCCGAGCCAAAGTCCTGGACTATCTTTCCGCATCGATGGAATTGAAACCGGATTGCACGCTTTCGCAATGCGTCCCCCTCGCGGAGAAGTACTCGCTCCACCCACGCGTTTTGTTGAATTGCCGACTGTATCTTGCTCGATTCGCGGACGGCGAACTCTTTCGCGTTTGGGATGACTGTTACCAGCGGCAAGCTCGCGATGAAATGCTGAATCACTACCGAGTTCTGTTCGACCCGAAATCGGACCAACCGGAGGAGTCCAAAAAAGCCGCTGCGGCCGCCTTGGCCAATCCCACCGGATTTCTCGCGGTACCAGCCAAATTTGAACATGCGCTCACCGAGGCGCAAATTCAAGAGATCAATCGTCTAGCCGAAGAGGCTCGACTGTTCGAGAGTGCCGCAAAGGACGAGGCGGCCGTGATGGGCGTTCGCGATGCCCGTGTCACGGACGAAATGCCGATCCACATTCGTGGAAACTATCTTTCGCGCGGACGACTCGTTTCCAGGTCTTTCCCAAAGGTACTACTGGGCGAGCGCGAAAAGCCAATCTTCCATCGCCAACAGAGTGGGCGACTCGAATTGGCCGAATGGCTGGTCGATCCACGCCACCCTCTTACGTCGCGAGTGGTCGTGAATCGGTTGTGGGGATGGCACTTCGGACGAGGTATCGTTTCGACCACAGAGAACTTTGGTTTGCTCGGTGAGAAGCCGACACATCCTGAGCTGCTCGATTTCCTCGCCCGCGATTTTCTGGAATCGGGATGGTCGATGAAAGAGTTTCACCGCATGGTTGTCCTCTCCAGAACGTACCGAATGGATTCCTCCCATCCGCAAGAAAAAGAAATGGCGGAAAAAGATCCCGAGAATCGGTTGCTGTGGAAATTTCCGATGAGGCGGCTCACGGCCGAGGAGATCCGCGATGGAATTCTTTTTCAACTCGGAGAGTTGGATCTGCAGCTGGATGGAAAGACGGTGCCTCTGCGCAATCGACAGTTCGTGTTCGATCACACGTCGATCGATCATACCAAGTACGACATGCACCGAAGGACTGCCTACTTTCCGATCATTCGCAATAACTTGGCCCCCATTCTCCAGCAATTCGATTTCCCGGATCCGACGATGCCAACCGGGGCTCGCAATACGACTTCTGTTGCGCCTCAATCTCTATTGCTTATGAATGCGCCTTGGATTCTCGAAGCTAGTCGCCGCGCCGCGGTAAGACTTCTGGACCGAGAGCCTTCCGATTCCGCCCGGCTTCATGCAGCTTTCCAATCGAGTTTGGGGCGCTCGCCGACCGAACGAGAAACGGGAATTTTTTCGAACTTCCTGCATGCCGATTGGCATACCGCAACGGGGGAAACGGAGCCCCGCGATCGGGAAGCCATGATTTGGTCACTCGTCCTTCAGAACCTCGCCATCAGCAACGAGTTTTTTTATGTTCGATAA